The Saccopteryx leptura isolate mSacLep1 chromosome 2, mSacLep1_pri_phased_curated, whole genome shotgun sequence genome has a window encoding:
- the JUP gene encoding junction plakoglobin, translating into MEVMNLIEQPIKVTEWQQTYTYDSGIHSGANTGVPSVSSKGIMEEEDACGRQYTLKKTTTYTQGGPQSQGDLEYQMSTTARAKRVREAMCPGMTGEDSSLLLATQVEGQTTNLQRLAEPSQLLKSAIVHLINYQDDAELATRALPELTKLLNDEDPVVVTKAAMIVNQLSKKEASRRALMGSPQLVAAVVRTMQNTSDLDTARCTTSILHNLSHHREGLLAIFKSGGIPALVRMLSSPVESVLFYAITTLHNLLLNQEGAKMAVRLADGLQKMVPLLNKNNPKFLAITTDCLQLLAYGNQESKLIILAHGGPQALVQIMRNYTYEKLLWTTSRVLKVLSVCPSNKPAIVEAGGMQALGKHLTSNSPRLVQNCLWTLRNLSDVATKQEGLENVLKILVNQLSVDDVNVLTCATGTLSNLTCNNSKNKTLVTQNSGVEALIHAILRAGDKDDITEPAVCALRHLTSRHPEAEMAQNSVRLNYGIPAIVKLLNQPNQWPLVKATIGLIRNLALCPANHAPLQEAAVIPRLVQLLVKAHQDTQRHAAAGTQQPYTDGVRMEEIVEGCTGALHILARDPMNRMEIFRLNTIPLFVQLLYSSLENIQRVAAGVLCELAQDKEAADAIDAEGASAPLMELLHSRNEGTATYAAAVLFRISEDKNPDYRKRVSVELTNSLFKHDPAAWEAAQSMIPINEPYVDDMDATYRPMYSSDVPLDPLEMHMDMDGDYPIDTYSDGLRPPYPTADHMLA; encoded by the exons ATGGAGGTGATGAATCTGATCGAACAGCCCATCAAGGTGACAGAGTGGCAACAGACATATACCTACGATTCAGGCATCCACTCGGGCGCCAACACCGGCGTGCCCTCCGTCAGCAGCAAGGGCATCATGGAGGAGGAGGACGCCTGCGGGCGCCAGTACACGCTCAAGAAGACCACTACCTACACGCAGGGCGGGCCTCAGAGCCAAG GTGACCTGGAGTACCAGATGTCCACAACGGCCAGAGCCAAGCGAGTGCGGGAGGCCATGTGTCCTGGCATGACAGGGGAGGACAGCTCGCTGCTGCTGGCCACCCAGGTGGAGGGACAGACTACCAACCTGCAGCGGCTGGCTGAGCCGTCCCAGCTGCTCAAGTCGGCCATTGTGCATCTCATCAACTACCAGGATGATGCTGAGCTGGCCACCCGGGCCCTCCCTGAGCTCACCAAACTGCTCAACGATGAGGACCCG GTGGTGGTGACTAAGGCAGCCATGATTGTGAATCAGCTGTCGAAGAAGGAGGCGTCGCGACGGGCACTGATGGGCTCGCCCCAGCTGGTGGCAGCTGTTGTGCGAACCATGCAGAACACCAGTGACCTGGACACGGCCCGCTGCACCACCAGCATCCTGCACAACCTCTCCCACCACCGTGAAGGGCTGCTCGCCATCTTTAAGTCGGGTGGCATCCCCGCCCTGGTTCGCATGCTCAG CTCCCCTGTGGAGTCGGTCCTATTCTACGCCATCACCACGCTGCACAACCTGCTGCTCAACCAGGAGGGTGCCAAGATGGCAGTGCGCCTGGCTGACGGGCTGCAAAAGATGGTGCCCCTGCTCAACAAGAACAACCCCAAGTTCCTGGCCATCACCACCGACTGCCTGCAGCTCCTGGCCTACGGCAACCAGGAGAGCAAG CTCATCATCTTGGCCCACGGAGGACCGCAGGCCCTCGTACAGATCATGCGCAACTACACTTACGAGAAGCTGCTCTGGACCACCAGCCGTGTGCTCAAGGTGCTGTCGGTGTGTCCCAGCAATAAGCCTGCCATTGTGGAGGCCG gtGGGATGCAGGCTCTGGGCAAACACCTGACAAGCAACAGCCCCCGCCTCGTGCAGAACTGCCTCTGGACCCTGCGCAACCTCTCAGACGTGGCCACCAAGCAG gagggaCTGGAGAATGTGCTGAAGATTTTGGTGAACCAGCTGAGTGTCGACGACGTCAATGTCCTCACCTGTGCCACAGGCACTCTGTCCAACCTGACGTGTAACAACAGCAAGAACAAGACACTGGTGACGCAGAACAGTGGCGTGGAGGCTCTCATCCATGCCATCCTGCGTGCCGGTGACAAGGACGACATCACGGAGCCTGCTGTTTGTGCCCTGCGCCACCTCACCAGCCGCCACCCGGAGGCTGAGATGGCCCAGAACTCCGTGCGTCTCAACTATGGCATCCCAGCCATTGTCAAGCTGCTCAACCAGCCCAACCAGTGGCCACTGGTCAAG GCAACCATTGGCCTGATCAGGAATCTGGCTCTGTGCCCAGCCAACCATGCCCCACTGCAGGAGGCAGCGGTCATTCCCCGCCTCGTCCAGCTGCTGGTCAAGGCCCATCAGGATACCCAGCGCCACGCGGCTGCAGGCACGCAGCAGCCCTACACG GATGGCGTGCGGATGGAGGAGATTGTGGAGGGCTGCACTGGAGCCCTGCACATCCTCGCTCGGGACCCCATGAACCGCATGGAGATCTTCCGGCTCAACACCATCCCCCTGTTTGTGCAG CTCCTGTACTCATCGTTGGAGAATATCCAGCGTGTGGCTGCCGGGGTCCTGTGCGAGCTGGCCCAGGACAAGGAGGCAGCCGACGCCATTGATGCAGAGGGAGCCTCGGCCCCCCTCATGGAGCTACTTCATTCTCGCAATGAGGGGACTG CCACCTACGCTGCAGCTGTCTTGTTCCGCATCTCAGAGGACAAGAACCCAGATTACCGTAAGCGCGTGTCCGTGGAGCTCACCAACTCCCTCTTCAAGCATGACCCAGCTGCCTGGGAGGCC GCCCAGAGTATGATCCCCATCAACGAGCCCTATGTAGATG ATATGGATGCCACCTACCGCCCCATGTACTCAAGTGACGTGCCCCTGGACCCCCTGGAGATGCACATGGACATGGACGGGGACTATCCCATCGACACCTACAGCGATGGCCTCCGGCCCCCCTACCCCACTGCGGACCACATGCTGGCCTAG